The Pelagibacterium halotolerans B2 genome has a segment encoding these proteins:
- a CDS encoding amino acid ABC transporter permease, protein MIEFTLWDILRNLLLAARWTILLSLVSFIGGGIVGPLVMFMRISANRAVSTLARGYIELFQGTPLLMQLFLAFFGLALLGYTIPAWAAAGVALVLWTASFLAEIWRGCVEAIAKGQWEASASLGMGRIEQLRHVILPQATRIAIPPTVGFSVQVVKGTALTSIIGFVELTKAGTAVTNATFQPFLVYGLVALIYFALCWPLSKSSQILERKFNVAHNHH, encoded by the coding sequence ATGATCGAGTTCACCTTATGGGACATATTGCGCAACCTGCTCCTGGCCGCGCGCTGGACGATCCTGCTCTCGCTGGTTTCCTTCATTGGCGGGGGCATTGTGGGCCCGCTCGTGATGTTCATGCGCATAAGCGCCAACAGGGCCGTCTCAACCCTGGCGCGCGGATATATCGAGCTCTTCCAGGGCACGCCCCTGCTGATGCAGCTGTTTCTGGCGTTTTTCGGCCTGGCCTTGCTGGGCTATACGATCCCTGCCTGGGCCGCCGCTGGCGTCGCGCTGGTTCTGTGGACTGCATCGTTTCTGGCCGAGATCTGGCGCGGCTGCGTCGAAGCCATCGCAAAAGGGCAGTGGGAAGCATCTGCCAGTCTGGGCATGGGCCGGATCGAACAATTGCGCCACGTCATCCTGCCCCAGGCCACCCGGATCGCCATTCCGCCGACCGTTGGCTTTTCCGTTCAGGTCGTTAAAGGCACCGCGCTTACATCCATTATCGGTTTTGTCGAATTGACCAAGGCCGGCACCGCCGTAACCAACGCCACCTTCCAGCCCTTCCTGGTCTATGGGCTGGTTGCGCTGATCTATTTTGCGCTGTGCTGGCCGCTCTCGAAATCCAGCCAGATCCTCGAAAGGAAGTTCAATGTCGCTCATAACCATCACTGA
- a CDS encoding DUF6949 family protein produces MTHLILALFLIAVGMSVAGTGTHLYQQIARKVAEFRVEGANAFESLVNLFVMFICGPYMMLRLGLRADASGRASTVNVMLAAVIAFGWSFVTGMMVVGTYISVLKVTA; encoded by the coding sequence GTGACACATCTGATTTTGGCGCTGTTTCTGATCGCCGTGGGCATGAGCGTCGCCGGCACCGGCACGCATCTCTACCAGCAGATTGCCCGCAAGGTGGCCGAGTTTCGCGTCGAGGGCGCCAATGCCTTCGAGAGCCTCGTCAATCTGTTCGTCATGTTCATCTGCGGCCCGTACATGATGTTGCGCCTCGGCCTGCGGGCCGATGCGAGCGGCAGGGCCTCCACCGTCAACGTCATGCTTGCTGCGGTTATTGCATTCGGCTGGAGTTTTGTGACCGGGATGATGGTGGTGGGCACCTATATCTCGGTTCTCAAGGTCACCGCCTGA
- a CDS encoding universal stress protein — protein sequence MGNKLIALVDGSIYSKSVCENAAWLARRAGKPVEVLHVLGRRDVPVTDLSGSIALGARSALLADLAELDERRAKLSQQKGRAILEDAQAILNQGGAPAVTTRLMNGDIVETLGDLEADAELLVIGKRGEGADFAKMHLGSNLERVSRSSKRPVFVAARSFADIGSVLVAFDGGPSAMKAVDYVASSPIFAGLSIRLLTVGNESGEAWAKLESAKAKLIAAGLEVTADIQAGQPETVIAQVVEQGGVDLLVMGAYGHSRIRSLFIGSTTSEMIRSCKIPVLLFR from the coding sequence ATGGGAAACAAACTTATCGCGCTGGTCGATGGGTCGATCTACTCCAAGAGTGTCTGCGAAAATGCTGCGTGGCTGGCAAGACGTGCCGGAAAACCGGTCGAGGTGTTGCATGTGCTTGGCCGCCGGGACGTGCCGGTCACCGATCTGAGCGGATCGATCGCGCTTGGCGCGCGCTCAGCGTTGCTGGCCGATCTTGCCGAACTCGACGAACGTCGGGCCAAGCTGTCTCAACAAAAGGGCAGGGCGATCCTTGAGGATGCGCAGGCCATCTTGAATCAGGGAGGCGCTCCGGCGGTCACGACCCGCCTGATGAATGGCGATATCGTCGAGACGCTTGGCGATCTGGAGGCAGATGCCGAGTTGCTGGTCATTGGCAAGCGGGGCGAAGGTGCCGATTTCGCCAAGATGCATCTGGGATCAAATCTCGAGCGCGTCTCCCGGTCGTCCAAGCGTCCCGTATTCGTTGCGGCAAGGAGCTTTGCCGATATCGGCTCCGTCCTCGTTGCCTTCGATGGCGGGCCGAGTGCAATGAAGGCCGTCGATTATGTCGCCAGCAGCCCGATTTTTGCGGGCTTGTCGATCCGGCTCCTTACCGTCGGCAATGAGAGCGGGGAGGCCTGGGCGAAACTCGAAAGCGCCAAAGCCAAGCTCATCGCTGCCGGTCTTGAGGTGACAGCCGACATTCAGGCGGGACAGCCCGAAACCGTCATCGCCCAGGTGGTGGAGCAGGGCGGCGTCGATCTTCTGGTCATGGGCGCTTATGGCCATTCGCGCATCAGGAGCCTGTTTATCGGCTCGACCACCTCGGAAATGATCCGCTCCTGCAAAATTCCTGTCCTTCTGTTCAGGTAG
- a CDS encoding BCCT family transporter, producing the protein MEAWAERLGLRTDPAIFFVSAGLTVVFVLLLVVVPEPIGNFFEVTRAWIVTNLGWFFILGVNVWLGFLIWAAVSRHGHIKLGPRDSTPDYSNLSWFTMLFAGGIGTVLMFWGVAEPVSHFSSPPLAGVEPFSEQAAKDAISISVYHLGLHTWTIFTLPGLAFGYFINRYDLPVRVSSVFYPLLKDGIYGPVGKAIDIASILGTLFGVAVSLGLGASQISAGIAALTGLADDVPLTVAILVVLTAVAVVSIVAGLDKGVKFLSNLNIGMAVGLMVFVLVTGSTLFLLRAIVETFGLYFYNLPRLAFWNDMLANINPTNDPWGWQGDWTVFYWAWTVTWSPFIGLFVARISRGRTIREFVFGVLLAPSLFTLIWFAIFGWQAMEIDGIGLALREQMGPAAGELSRAVADSVPLAMFAFFEHFPLATLVQGIAIVVVAIFFATSSDSASLVVDMLCTGEAEPGPVRQRVFWGVAEGMVAVMLIILAGDLGLTALQQVITVVGLPIFCLVFMMIPSIIMGFKIEEIDHVTVGRRPKLHQF; encoded by the coding sequence ATGGAAGCCTGGGCCGAGCGGCTGGGTCTGAGAACGGATCCGGCTATTTTCTTTGTTTCGGCGGGACTGACGGTTGTGTTCGTCCTGCTGCTGGTGGTTGTTCCCGAACCGATCGGCAATTTCTTTGAGGTGACACGGGCCTGGATCGTCACCAATCTTGGATGGTTCTTCATCCTTGGCGTCAACGTCTGGCTTGGCTTCCTGATCTGGGCAGCCGTAAGCCGTCACGGCCATATCAAGCTCGGGCCGCGCGACAGCACGCCCGATTATTCCAACCTTTCCTGGTTCACCATGCTGTTTGCCGGCGGCATCGGCACGGTCTTGATGTTCTGGGGCGTGGCCGAACCGGTCAGCCATTTTTCGAGCCCGCCACTGGCGGGCGTCGAACCGTTCAGCGAACAGGCGGCCAAGGATGCCATCTCGATCTCGGTCTATCATCTGGGCCTGCACACCTGGACGATCTTTACGCTGCCGGGACTGGCCTTTGGCTATTTCATCAATCGATACGATCTTCCCGTCCGGGTGAGTTCGGTGTTCTATCCGCTGCTCAAGGACGGCATTTATGGGCCGGTCGGTAAAGCCATCGACATCGCCTCGATCCTTGGGACCCTGTTCGGCGTGGCAGTGTCCCTGGGCCTTGGCGCTTCGCAGATTTCGGCGGGCATCGCGGCGCTGACGGGGCTGGCGGATGACGTTCCCCTGACCGTGGCGATCCTTGTCGTCCTCACGGCCGTCGCGGTGGTTTCGATCGTTGCCGGGCTCGACAAAGGGGTGAAATTTCTCTCAAACCTCAATATCGGCATGGCCGTTGGGCTCATGGTTTTTGTTCTGGTGACCGGTTCGACCCTGTTCCTGTTGCGGGCCATCGTCGAAACGTTCGGCCTCTATTTCTACAATCTGCCCCGCCTGGCGTTCTGGAACGACATGCTGGCCAATATCAACCCCACCAACGATCCGTGGGGCTGGCAGGGTGACTGGACGGTCTTTTACTGGGCGTGGACCGTGACCTGGTCACCGTTCATAGGCCTGTTCGTGGCGCGCATATCGCGCGGGCGGACGATCCGCGAGTTCGTGTTCGGCGTGCTTCTTGCGCCATCGCTGTTCACCCTGATCTGGTTTGCGATCTTTGGCTGGCAGGCCATGGAGATCGACGGGATCGGGCTGGCGCTGCGCGAACAGATGGGGCCCGCTGCGGGCGAATTGAGCCGGGCTGTCGCCGATTCAGTACCGTTGGCGATGTTTGCCTTTTTCGAGCATTTCCCCTTGGCCACGCTCGTTCAGGGCATCGCCATCGTCGTCGTCGCGATCTTTTTCGCGACGTCTTCGGACTCGGCCTCACTTGTCGTCGACATGCTTTGCACCGGTGAGGCTGAACCCGGACCAGTGCGCCAGCGCGTGTTCTGGGGCGTGGCGGAAGGCATGGTGGCCGTTATGCTCATCATCCTGGCCGGCGATCTGGGGCTGACGGCGCTGCAGCAGGTGATTACGGTGGTCGGGCTGCCGATTTTCTGTCTGGTGTTCATGATGATCCCCTCGATCATCATGGGCTTCAAGATCGAAGAGATCGACCACGTCACGGTTGGCCGACGACCCAAGCTCCACCAGTTCTAG
- a CDS encoding TraR/DksA family transcriptional regulator, translated as MTEPDSAELERRFRPRLEADLADLAAQLERSADERGPVELDQQSVGRLSRMDAMQRQAMARAVQERLKLQKVRTEQALLRMGDGEFGYCVDCGEFIGEKRLAVDPATPKCVHCA; from the coding sequence ATGACCGAGCCCGACAGCGCGGAACTCGAGCGTCGCTTTCGGCCGCGGTTGGAGGCCGATCTGGCCGATCTCGCGGCCCAGCTCGAACGCTCTGCTGACGAGCGCGGGCCGGTGGAGCTGGACCAGCAGAGTGTCGGGCGCCTGTCGCGCATGGATGCCATGCAGCGCCAGGCGATGGCCCGGGCAGTCCAAGAGCGGCTGAAACTGCAAAAAGTGCGGACCGAACAGGCTCTGCTGCGAATGGGCGACGGTGAATTCGGCTATTGCGTCGATTGCGGCGAATTCATCGGCGAGAAGCGGCTGGCGGTCGATCCTGCAACGCCCAAATGCGTCCATTGCGCCTGA
- a CDS encoding zinc-finger domain-containing protein: MAQHGTPHFHNSEGLARIEIGAKEFQCVGAKPPFDHPHVFLDMGHDTEIVCPYCSTLYVFSPALPHGAANPPSAVFEVEHA, translated from the coding sequence ATGGCACAGCACGGAACTCCTCACTTCCACAATTCCGAAGGTTTGGCCCGCATCGAGATCGGCGCCAAGGAATTCCAGTGCGTCGGCGCAAAGCCGCCCTTCGACCATCCCCATGTGTTTCTCGACATGGGGCACGACACCGAGATCGTCTGCCCCTATTGCTCGACCCTCTATGTCTTCAGCCCCGCCCTGCCCCATGGCGCGGCCAATCCGCCCAGCGCGGTGTTCGAGGTCGAACACGCCTAG
- a CDS encoding amino acid ABC transporter ATP-binding protein: MSLITITDVKKRFGDNEVLKGISLDIERGEVVAIIGKSGSGKSTLLRCINGLEQINDGAITVGGEQLLPGEAALKALRLKIGMIFQSFNLFPHLTAGRNVVLSQTVVKKTPRAEAEEVARQMLDRVGLLHKYDAYPDELSGGQQQRVAIARALAMQPLGLLCDEITSALDPELVNEVLAVVKELAAEGMTLVMVTHEMRFARDVCDRVVFMHQGLVHEMGPPNDVFSAPKTSELKQFLGML; the protein is encoded by the coding sequence ATGTCGCTCATAACCATCACTGATGTGAAAAAGCGCTTTGGCGACAACGAGGTCCTCAAGGGCATAAGCCTCGACATTGAACGCGGCGAAGTGGTCGCCATCATCGGCAAGTCAGGGTCCGGAAAATCGACGCTGCTGCGGTGCATCAACGGGCTTGAGCAGATCAATGACGGCGCGATCACTGTGGGTGGTGAGCAACTCCTGCCCGGCGAGGCCGCGCTCAAGGCGCTGCGGCTCAAGATCGGCATGATCTTCCAGTCCTTCAATCTGTTCCCGCACTTGACCGCCGGCCGCAATGTCGTGCTGAGCCAGACGGTGGTCAAGAAAACTCCCAGGGCCGAAGCAGAAGAAGTGGCACGCCAAATGCTCGACCGCGTCGGGCTTTTGCACAAATACGACGCCTATCCCGACGAACTCTCGGGCGGTCAGCAACAGCGCGTGGCGATTGCCCGGGCGTTGGCCATGCAGCCGCTGGGGCTGTTGTGCGACGAAATCACCTCAGCCCTCGACCCAGAACTGGTCAATGAAGTGCTCGCCGTGGTCAAGGAGCTGGCGGCGGAGGGCATGACGCTGGTCATGGTCACCCACGAAATGCGCTTTGCGCGCGACGTATGCGACAGGGTCGTGTTCATGCACCAGGGCCTGGTGCACGAAATGGGACCGCCCAACGATGTGTTTTCAGCCCCGAAAACGTCCGAGCTCAAGCAGTTCCTTGGCATGCTCTAG
- a CDS encoding SulP family inorganic anion transporter → MTSLTAYRAQWFGNVRGDLLAGLVVALALIPEAIAFSIIAGVDPKIGLYASFSIAVVTAIAGGRPGMISAATAATAVLMVTLVRDHGLQYLLAATVLAGILQIGMGMFKLGNLMRFVSRSVMTGFVNALAILIFLAQIPELTGVPLLTYVLVAAGLGIIYLFPMLTKAIPSPLVCIVVLTVLSIALGFDVRTVGDMGELPSTLPVFLIPDIPINLDTLMIILPYSAAVAVVGLLESLMTAQIVDDLTDTPSDKNQECIGQGLANTATGFIGGMAGCAMIGQSIINVKSGGRGRLSCFAAGVFLLFMIVVLGDLVARIPMAALVAIMIMVSIGTFSWSSILNLRTHPRSSSIVMLATVVTVVYTHNLAIGVLVGVLLSGIFFAWKIAQLFAVRSEISEDGRHRTYVIEGQLFFASADDFMAAFNFKEVLETVTIDVSRAHIWDISSVAALDMAVLKFRREGATVEIVGLNEASETIVDKLAVHDKPGAIDKLMAH, encoded by the coding sequence ATGACCTCATTGACCGCCTATCGCGCGCAGTGGTTTGGCAATGTGCGCGGCGATCTTCTGGCCGGCCTCGTTGTTGCGCTCGCGCTCATTCCCGAAGCCATCGCGTTTTCAATCATCGCCGGGGTCGATCCCAAGATCGGCCTCTACGCGTCCTTTTCAATCGCAGTTGTGACCGCCATCGCGGGCGGCCGCCCGGGAATGATCTCGGCGGCGACCGCGGCGACTGCCGTTCTCATGGTCACGCTGGTGCGCGATCACGGGCTGCAATATCTGCTTGCCGCCACGGTTCTTGCCGGAATCCTGCAGATCGGCATGGGAATGTTCAAGCTGGGCAATCTGATGCGATTCGTCTCGCGCTCGGTGATGACCGGGTTCGTGAATGCGCTGGCAATTTTGATATTTCTTGCCCAGATTCCAGAGCTGACCGGTGTGCCGCTGTTGACATACGTGCTGGTCGCGGCCGGCCTGGGCATCATCTACCTGTTTCCGATGCTGACCAAGGCCATTCCTTCTCCGCTGGTCTGCATCGTGGTTCTGACGGTGCTTTCGATTGCTCTCGGTTTCGACGTGCGCACGGTCGGCGACATGGGCGAGTTGCCCTCGACGCTGCCTGTGTTTCTGATTCCGGATATTCCGATAAACCTCGACACACTCATGATAATCCTGCCCTATTCGGCGGCGGTTGCCGTGGTCGGTTTGCTCGAATCGCTGATGACGGCGCAGATCGTTGACGACCTCACCGATACGCCATCCGACAAGAATCAGGAGTGCATCGGGCAGGGGCTGGCCAATACGGCGACGGGCTTTATCGGCGGCATGGCGGGCTGCGCGATGATCGGGCAGTCGATCATCAACGTGAAGTCAGGCGGTCGCGGCCGGCTTTCATGCTTTGCCGCTGGCGTGTTCCTGTTGTTCATGATCGTGGTGCTCGGAGACCTTGTGGCACGCATCCCCATGGCGGCACTGGTTGCGATCATGATCATGGTGTCCATCGGCACCTTCTCGTGGTCCTCGATTCTGAACCTGCGCACCCATCCGCGCTCGTCCTCAATCGTGATGCTCGCGACCGTGGTTACTGTCGTTTACACCCACAATCTGGCGATCGGCGTCCTGGTGGGCGTGTTGCTTTCGGGCATCTTTTTTGCCTGGAAGATCGCCCAGCTCTTCGCCGTGCGGTCCGAGATTTCCGAGGATGGCCGTCACCGCACCTATGTGATTGAGGGGCAATTGTTCTTTGCCTCGGCGGACGATTTCATGGCAGCCTTCAACTTCAAGGAGGTACTCGAAACGGTCACCATCGACGTCAGCCGTGCCCATATCTGGGATATTTCGAGCGTGGCCGCGCTGGACATGGCGGTGCTCAAGTTCCGCCGCGAGGGAGCGACCGTCGAAATCGTCGGTTTGAACGAAGCCAGCGAAACGATCGTCGACAAGCTGGCTGTCCACGACAAGCCGGGCGCCATCGACAAGCTGATGGCACATTAG
- the cysE gene encoding serine O-acetyltransferase: MSSSVKKPGNIKAVDPIWDAMTVEAERICADEPFLTQMAISSVLNHTSFESALAHRLAARLDHSDVPADLIRQAFDEMLDSHPEITASARADLAATLERDPACHRIVEPFLFFKGFQAIQTHRFAHALWNTGRRDFALYLQSRSSQVFQTDINPAARIGKGIMLDHATGFVVGETAVIGDHVSILHAVTLGGTGKADQDRHPKIGNGVLIGAGAKILGNIRVGDCSRVAAGSVVLKEVPPRTTVAGVPAKVVGEAGCNQPATVMDQIVMVPRD; the protein is encoded by the coding sequence ATGTCCTCGAGCGTCAAGAAGCCCGGCAATATCAAGGCCGTCGATCCCATCTGGGATGCGATGACGGTCGAGGCCGAGCGCATCTGCGCGGACGAACCGTTCCTCACGCAAATGGCGATTTCGAGCGTTCTCAACCATACGAGCTTCGAATCGGCGCTGGCCCATCGGTTGGCGGCGCGGCTCGATCATTCGGACGTTCCCGCCGATCTCATTCGGCAGGCGTTCGATGAAATGCTCGACAGCCATCCCGAAATCACCGCTTCGGCCCGCGCCGATCTGGCTGCGACGCTGGAGCGCGATCCGGCCTGCCACCGGATCGTCGAGCCGTTTCTGTTCTTCAAAGGCTTTCAGGCCATCCAGACGCACCGCTTTGCACATGCGCTGTGGAACACGGGGCGCCGCGATTTCGCGCTTTATCTGCAGAGCCGGTCCAGCCAGGTGTTTCAGACCGACATCAATCCGGCAGCGCGCATCGGCAAGGGCATCATGCTCGATCACGCCACCGGGTTCGTGGTGGGTGAGACCGCGGTGATCGGTGATCATGTTTCCATCCTGCACGCGGTAACGCTTGGCGGGACCGGAAAGGCCGATCAGGACCGTCATCCCAAGATCGGCAACGGCGTGCTGATCGGGGCCGGGGCCAAGATCCTGGGCAATATCAGGGTTGGCGACTGCTCGCGCGTTGCCGCCGGTTCGGTTGTGCTCAAGGAAGTGCCCCCCCGCACCACGGTTGCCGGCGTTCCCGCCAAGGTGGTCGGGGAAGCGGGATGCAACCAGCCGGCCACCGTCATGGACCAGATCGTCATGGTGCCGCGCGATTGA
- a CDS encoding DUF3126 family protein yields MKHEEIIKLQKYLQHKFGNRSIDVRPRPKQDDSVELYLGDEFIGLIYLDEDEGERSYMVQISILDIDLDEVS; encoded by the coding sequence GTGAAGCACGAAGAAATCATCAAGCTGCAGAAATACCTGCAACACAAGTTCGGGAACCGCTCGATCGATGTTCGCCCCCGCCCCAAGCAGGACGACTCGGTCGAGTTGTATCTGGGCGATGAGTTCATCGGGCTGATCTATCTCGATGAGGATGAGGGCGAGCGGTCCTATATGGTCCAGATTTCCATTCTCGATATCGACCTCGACGAAGTCAGCTAG
- a CDS encoding alpha/beta fold hydrolase yields the protein MPVFQSEGFTLAYEVHGEGKPIVAVHGFASNGNVNWVATGWVDELTGAGYQVITLDNRGHGASEKIYDPSVYGAPDMARDVANLIDHLGFEKAALIGYSMGARISAFVCIQNPEKVACAIFGGLGGNMVRPMLDSDEIIAGLNAPTLAEVTHKTGRQFRIFAEHTKSDLKALSACMAGSRTKMSQEQVGRIEVPVLVAVGSEDEVGGDPQALADLIPHGEALIIERRDHMRATGDPQFKRGALAFLARVYPA from the coding sequence ATGCCGGTTTTCCAATCCGAAGGTTTCACGCTTGCCTATGAGGTTCATGGTGAGGGAAAGCCCATCGTCGCCGTCCATGGCTTTGCCTCCAACGGTAACGTTAATTGGGTGGCAACCGGCTGGGTCGATGAACTCACCGGTGCCGGGTATCAGGTCATCACGCTGGACAATCGCGGTCACGGCGCATCGGAAAAGATTTACGATCCATCGGTCTATGGCGCCCCCGACATGGCACGCGACGTCGCCAACCTCATCGATCATCTGGGGTTCGAAAAGGCCGCGCTCATCGGCTATTCCATGGGCGCGCGCATCAGCGCTTTCGTGTGCATCCAGAACCCGGAAAAAGTCGCCTGCGCAATCTTTGGCGGGCTGGGCGGCAACATGGTGCGGCCCATGCTCGACAGCGACGAAATCATCGCCGGGCTCAACGCGCCAACCCTGGCCGAGGTGACCCACAAGACCGGCCGCCAATTCCGCATTTTCGCCGAACACACAAAAAGCGATCTGAAGGCGCTTTCGGCCTGCATGGCCGGCTCACGCACGAAAATGAGCCAGGAGCAGGTCGGGCGGATCGAGGTTCCGGTTCTGGTCGCGGTGGGCAGCGAAGACGAGGTTGGCGGCGACCCCCAGGCCCTGGCCGATCTTATCCCGCACGGAGAGGCGCTGATCATCGAACGGCGCGACCATATGCGGGCAACCGGCGATCCGCAGTTCAAACGCGGAGCGCTGGCGTTTTTGGCGCGCGTTTATCCCGCGTAA
- a CDS encoding transglutaminase-like cysteine peptidase, with the protein MKNKSILISGLVALIASIGTAAPTLAQDGRLELAYAEVSAGTTSIPVGHMEFCQKRPYECQPMAAAAPAALNDNLWRQLQDVNNHYNTTITAVSDDELYGTEEFWTYPTSGYGDCEDFVLAKRAALIEGGWNPANLLISVVKQPNGEGHAVLMVRTDRGDLVLDNQEGLIKLWTDTPYAYIKRQSQAHAGQWVDILDGRDEIVTATATAGH; encoded by the coding sequence ATGAAAAACAAATCGATCCTTATTTCGGGCCTTGTCGCCCTCATCGCATCCATCGGGACCGCCGCGCCCACGCTCGCTCAGGACGGTCGTCTCGAGCTGGCCTATGCCGAAGTTTCGGCTGGCACGACCTCCATTCCGGTCGGTCATATGGAATTCTGTCAGAAGCGCCCCTATGAATGCCAGCCCATGGCTGCGGCGGCACCTGCGGCGCTCAACGATAATCTGTGGCGCCAGCTTCAGGACGTCAACAACCACTACAACACCACGATAACCGCCGTGAGCGACGACGAGCTTTACGGCACCGAGGAATTCTGGACCTATCCCACATCGGGCTATGGCGATTGCGAGGATTTCGTCCTTGCCAAGCGCGCCGCGCTGATCGAGGGCGGCTGGAACCCGGCCAATCTGCTGATCTCGGTGGTCAAGCAGCCCAATGGCGAGGGCCATGCGGTTCTGATGGTTCGCACCGACCGCGGCGACCTGGTGCTCGACAACCAGGAAGGGCTCATCAAGCTCTGGACCGACACCCCTTACGCCTACATCAAGCGCCAGTCGCAGGCCCATGCCGGCCAGTGGGTCGATATCCTCGATGGCCGCGACGAGATCGTGACGGCCACAGCGACGGCGGGCCACTGA